The nucleotide window GATTTTGTTTAGTTTTAGGTGCCAAAAGTACAAGGGACATAAAGAATAGCACGCGGCGAACCGGCCTTACCCCACTCAAGGAAAGACGCGTCTTTTTCAGCGACGTGCCCGATGCCTTGTTTTCGGGAGTAAACCCCATGTATTTTTTGAACTGTTTATATGTAGGGAACCTAGTTACATCCCCGATTACACCAATCAACATACATGCCCAAGGATAACCCATGACTGGTAGTGACCAAAGAATTTCCTTATACGGATGTTCGTCAACCATTTTCTTGATTTCAGCGTCGACTTGTTCAATCATTGCCTCCATATGGTCAACGTCCTCGATAATAAATCTCTGATAATCTAATAGATAGGGTATTTCTAGGGGGATGCTACTCTGAAGCAAACCCTTCCACTCGGTAGCTTTCTGTAATGAATAACGCCTGATACCACATTCAAGAAGCTCCTGTTGTAGGGTTTCAACAGATGTGGCCGCTATCTGGTTACCGGTCGGATACTTTGTTATCATGCGCCTTATTGCTATTCTAGTAAGCCTAGAAGGGAATATGCTTTTGATTTCTGGGTGACTAATGTTTAAAATCAGTTGAAGCTGACTCTTTCTCCGGTTGAGTTGTCTTTGAATTGAAAGTCTTTCGTACGCCAAGATTTTGAATGGGTTTTTCATCAGTGTTAAAGACCTATCGATTCTTATGCCGTGTATGGATGGGGTTAACGTCTTTTGATAACCTAAATAAGCGATTACTTTGCTGTCAATACGGTCGCTTTTCTCAGAGATACCCAAATCTCTTTCCCGAAAATCTTTGACGGCTCTGCCAGGGACCGTGAAAATACTATAACCTGCCTGTTCTATCGCTGTTCTTAAACCGAAATCGTAGTAAACACTCGCCGGCTCCATTAAAATGCAAAAGTCGCGTGGATTAAGTGAATTTCGGGTTAGCGCCTCTAACAGGACACAGATACCATGGCCATCAGAACTAAATTTGAATGTTTTCACT belongs to Sporomusaceae bacterium and includes:
- a CDS encoding IS110 family transposase, which encodes MSSTRCSNRNNSNPSPQTCKFQTPLSCKIKSALTSATVIPPCKYFVGIDIGYKNHEAAVIPLEAFASKTQSWKRVKTFKFSSDGHGICVLLEALTRNSLNPRDFCILMEPASVYYDFGLRTAIEQAGYSIFTVPGRAVKDFRERDLGISEKSDRIDSKVIAYLGYQKTLTPSIHGIRIDRSLTLMKNPFKILAYERLSIQRQLNRRKSQLQLILNISHPEIKSIFPSRLTRIAIRRMITKYPTGNQIAATSVETLQQELLECGIRRYSLQKATEWKGLLQSSIPLEIPYLLDYQRFIIEDVDHMEAMIEQVDAEIKKMVDEHPYKEILWSLPVMGYPWACMLIGVIGDVTRFPTYKQFKKYMGFTPENKASGTSLKKTRLSLSGVRPVRRVLFFMSLVLLAPKTKQNPFKLFYNRLLGRNMPRKKAIGHVAGKLAQVIYGCLKYNRLYDPAIHLRAMEASSQK